Genomic segment of Georgenia soli:
TCGCCGGGCCTGCGGGGCACCGGGGCGATGACGTCGACCTGGTCCGGGGTGGTCACGTAGTCCTCGGTGACCTCGTAGACCAGCCACGCCTGCGCCGTCTCGACGACAACCCGGTCGCCGTGCTCGAGCTTGTCGATCTGGGCGAACGGTGCGCCGTAGGACTGCCGGTGGGCGGCGAGCGCGAAGTTGCCGACCTCTCCGGGCATCGCGGTGCCCGGGTAGTGGCCGGCCGCACCGGTGTTGAGCACGTCCCACATGCCCACCCCCTCGACCACCGGCACCTGGTAGTCGGCGCCCCACCGGGGGACGTGCATCGTGGCGAATCCCACGGCGTTCCCGACCGGTTCCACGGCAGGGGGCGCGTCGGTCCGCAGCTCGGCGCTCCGCTCGACCTCGGGCTCGGTGAACGTGCTGCGGATCTCCTCGACCGCGGCAGCCTGGTCGTCGCGGACCTCCAGGTCCGTCCAGAACACCTGCCAGACGACGAAGAGGCCGACGAGCACGCCCGCGGTAAGCAGCAGCTCGCCCACCAGGCCGGTCAGGACGGCTGCGGCGCTGCGGCGCGCGCGACGTCCACCGCCGGCGCGCCTGCGGCGAGCCTCCGTCGGCGCTTCGGTCGTGACCACGGGCACGACGCTACTGCACTTTCTGCACCCGTCCGTCCGGAGAACCGTCGTCGACGGAGCCACAGAAGCTCGACGGAACACCGACCTTGCCGTACCGATCGATACCCCGTAGGGTATTCCGGTCGCCGCTTCGGCGGAGAAACCCCAACCTCAGGAAACGGGTTCGTGACAGCTCTCAACACCGACAGGACGACAGACCAGACCGTGCTCGACCCCGACGCCCTCGCCGAGCGGCTCAGCTCGGCCGCGCCCCCGCGCCTGATC
This window contains:
- a CDS encoding class E sortase — translated: MVTTEAPTEARRRRAGGGRRARRSAAAVLTGLVGELLLTAGVLVGLFVVWQVFWTDLEVRDDQAAAVEEIRSTFTEPEVERSAELRTDAPPAVEPVGNAVGFATMHVPRWGADYQVPVVEGVGMWDVLNTGAAGHYPGTAMPGEVGNFALAAHRQSYGAPFAQIDKLEHGDRVVVETAQAWLVYEVTEDYVTTPDQVDVIAPVPRRPGEEPTARTITFTTCHPLWSTRERWITHGELAGWVPRSEGKPVELLEGS